The following proteins come from a genomic window of Triticum aestivum cultivar Chinese Spring chromosome 6A, IWGSC CS RefSeq v2.1, whole genome shotgun sequence:
- the LOC123130446 gene encoding peptidyl-prolyl cis-trans isomerase FKBP17-1, chloroplastic, whose amino-acid sequence MVIPSVSAVAGAVPPPPAKTKPVTLATAPPLTATRRHLLLASAASALPTAAASAAASRFTEIPSSGGVKALELREGSGEVPVDGDQVAIHYYGRLAAKQGWRFDSTYDHKDATGDPIPFVFTIGSGKVIPGIEAAVKSMRVGGLRRVVIPPTQGYQNTSQEPIPPNFFDRQRLFTTIFNPTRLANGEGSTLGTVIFDIELISIRQHT is encoded by the exons ATGGTCATCCCTTCCGTCTCCGCGGTGGCCGGCGCTGTGCCGCCGCCTCCCGCGAAAACAAAACCCGTGACCCTAGCTACAGCACCACCTCTGACGGCCACTAGAAGGCACCTCCTCCTGGCCTCCGCCGCATCCGCACTCCccacggccgccgcctccgccgcggcctctcGATTCACCGAGATCCCTAGCTCCGGCGGCGTGAAGGCCCTAGAGCTGCGGGAGGGTTCCGGCGAGGTCCCAGTCGACGGAGACCAG GTTGCAATCCACTACTATGGAAGGCTGGCTGCGAAGCAAGGCTGGCGCTTCGACTCAACCTATGATCACAAGGACGCGACCGGTGATCCGATACCTTTTGTCTTTACCATCGGGTCTGGAAAG GTTATACCTGGTATTGAAGCAGCAGTGAAGTCCATGAGAGTCGGTGGTCTTCGCCGTGTTGTCATTCCGCCAACACAGGGATACCAAAACACATCACAGGAACCAATTCCTCCTAAT TTCTTTGATCGGCAGAGATTATTTACTACTATATTCAATCCGACGCGCCTCGCAAATGGCGAGGGTTCAACCCTTGGAACTGTCATCTTCGACATCGAGCTAATCAGCATAAGGCAGCACACATAA